GCCACATCGACCGGTTTGGAAACGATTCCCAACGGAAGCGCCATGTTACGCGGTTGGCCTCCGGAGAAGCCCTGGGCGCCTGGGCGTTGACCGAGCCCCATGCCGGCTCGGATGCCTCCGCGCTCGAAACCACGGCGCGGCCCGACGGCGATCACTGGGTCCTGAACGGCCAGAAAATGTTCATCACGCAGGGCACCGTCGCCGGGATCTATATCATCATGGCCTCGACCGACCGGGCGCTCGGCATAAGGGGAATCTCGGCCTTCGTGGTCGAGAAGGGAACGCCCGGGCTCACCCCGGGTCGGCCCACGAATCGATTCGGAGTCCGGGGCTCGGACACCGCCCCGCTCTCCCTGGAAAACGTGAGAATCCCGAAGGAGAATCTGATCGGCAATCTTCATGAGGGCTTCGACCAGGCCATGGAGATGTTAAACGGCGGCCGCATCGGAATCGGGGCGATGGCGGTCGGGCTGGCCCGGGCCGCGATGGAAGCCGCCGTGCGCCACGCGCACGAGCGGGTCCAGTTCCGAAAACCGATAGCGGAACACGAGGCGATCCAGTTCATGCTGGCCGATATGGCCACCGAGCTGGAGGCGGCCCGTTGTCTGGTCTATCGCGCGGCCTGTCTCAAGGATCAGGGCCGGCCCTATCGCAAGGAGGCTTCGATGGCCAAGCTGTACGCGTCGGAAATGGCGATGCGCGCGACGAACAAAGCGATGCAGATTCACGGTGGATATGGCTTTCTCAAAGACAATCCGGTTGAACGCTATCTCCGCGACGCCAAGCTGTGCGAGATCGGCGAGGGTACCTCCGAGATCCAGCGGTTGATTATCGCGAAGGAATTGTTGAAAGGAACCGGGTAATCCCTTCCGGCAACCTTCCGAGTCGCCCCATACCTTAGTGGGGGCGAAGAAAAGCCGCGGGAGCAGGGAAGGCTTCAGCCCAACCCCATATAAAAAGTTCCAATTGATGACCAATTTCGTTCGACAGATTCGACGGGGTGATTTTCGGGCGGCGGCAAAATTATTGACCGCGATTGAACGGGGGGATCCGTCCGCAATCCCGGCCTTAAGGGCTCTTTACCCTTACACCGGCCGGGCCCATGTCATCGGAATCACCGGGCCGACCGGAACGGGCAAAAGCAGTCTGATCAACGGTCTCACGACCGCTTACCGTCGCCTGAGGCGGCGGGTGGGCATACTGGCCGTGGATCCGACAAGCCCGATTTCCGGCGGTGCGATCCTGGGCGATCGGATCCGAATGCGGGATCACCTGACAGATCCCGGCGTCTTTATCCGCAGCCTGGCCAGCCGAGGCGCCCCGGGCGGACTCCCGGTGCTCGTGCTGGCCGAGGCCTTGCATGTCCTGGATGCGCTGGGACTGGACGTGATTTTCATCGAGACGATCGGCATCGGCCAGGATCAGACGGCCGTTTCCTTGCTTGCTCGCACGACCGTGGTCGTTCTCAACCCGACCATGGGAGACGAGGTGCAGATTTTAAA
This window of the Nitrospiria bacterium genome carries:
- a CDS encoding acyl-CoA dehydrogenase family protein — translated: MNFDLTDEQNRLRQTVREFAEAEIAPGASERDRDSRFPWELIPNLAQRKLLGIMTPKEYGGAGLDTLSAAIIIEEIARVDGSTALTVASHNALAVRHIDRFGNDSQRKRHVTRLASGEALGAWALTEPHAGSDASALETTARPDGDHWVLNGQKMFITQGTVAGIYIIMASTDRALGIRGISAFVVEKGTPGLTPGRPTNRFGVRGSDTAPLSLENVRIPKENLIGNLHEGFDQAMEMLNGGRIGIGAMAVGLARAAMEAAVRHAHERVQFRKPIAEHEAIQFMLADMATELEAARCLVYRAACLKDQGRPYRKEASMAKLYASEMAMRATNKAMQIHGGYGFLKDNPVERYLRDAKLCEIGEGTSEIQRLIIAKELLKGTG
- the meaB gene encoding methylmalonyl Co-A mutase-associated GTPase MeaB, producing MTNFVRQIRRGDFRAAAKLLTAIERGDPSAIPALRALYPYTGRAHVIGITGPTGTGKSSLINGLTTAYRRLRRRVGILAVDPTSPISGGAILGDRIRMRDHLTDPGVFIRSLASRGAPGGLPVLVLAEALHVLDALGLDVIFIETIGIGQDQTAVSLLARTTVVVLNPTMGDEVQILKAGIMEIADLYVVNKADLPGADATALHLADLSGTEHPTPVFKTSSLKQLGFDELMKELNDLAKKTRHGRRPKGAKRR